One region of Natronobacterium texcoconense genomic DNA includes:
- the tnpA gene encoding IS200/IS605 family transposase, with amino-acid sequence MGEERSNHTVYNVNYHFVWCPKYRHAILEPIEESLEASFRDVCDEYGYEILALHISPDHVHLFLSAHPKHSPSEIVRTVKSITAREMWEQHEPFLEEYLWGGG; translated from the coding sequence CGGTGTACAACGTCAACTACCACTTCGTGTGGTGCCCGAAGTATCGCCATGCGATTCTCGAACCAATCGAGGAATCACTGGAAGCGAGTTTCCGCGATGTGTGCGACGAGTACGGCTACGAGATACTAGCACTCCACATTTCTCCCGACCACGTACACCTGTTTCTGTCAGCCCATCCGAAGCACTCACCGAGCGAAATCGTGCGGACGGTTAAGAGCATCACGGCACGGGAGATGTGGGAACAGCACGAACCGTTCTTGGAGGAATACCTGTGGGGTGGCGGATT